From a single Nicotiana tabacum cultivar K326 chromosome 8, ASM71507v2, whole genome shotgun sequence genomic region:
- the LOC107787472 gene encoding putative 2-oxoglutarate-dependent dioxygenase AOP1, whose translation MDSLTVFHKLPIIDFTKENLEPGTNSWFKVCKEVVCALEEYGCFVALYDKISLKIHNEVFQALEELFNLPTQTKIQNKSTKPLYGYVGQIPFIPLYESMGIDNANTIEGIQNFSNFMWPNGNNCFSEALLAYSKAAAEVEEMVVRMVFESYGVEKYYESHIKSVNYLARVMKYKEAQVQEPKLGFVAHTDKSFMSTIHQNQVNGLEIKGKDGQWFGVELSPSSIVVMAGDAIMAWSNNRIKSPHHRVMMEGKGERYSIAQFSFMEDTVMVETPEELVDEEHPLKFKSFNHLDYLHFFSKEENRRLESALKTYCGV comes from the exons ATGGATTCTCTAACTGTTTTCCACAAACTTCCCATAATTGATTTCACAAAAGAGAATTTAGAACCAGGCACAAATTCATGGTTCAAGGTATGTAAAGAAGTTGTTTGTGCTCTTGAAGAGTATGGTTGTTTTGTAGCATTGTATGATAAAATTTCATTAAAGATACATAATGAAGTTTTTCAAGCACTAGAGGAGTTATTTAATCTTCCCACTCAGACAAAAATCCAGAATAAatctaccaaacctttgtatgGTTATGTTGGCCAAATCCCATTTATTCCTCTCTATGAGAGTATGGGCATTGATAATGCTAATACAATTGAAGGAATCCAAAATTTCTCCAATTTCATGTGGCCTAATGGAAACAATTGTTTCAG TGAAGCTTTGCTAGCATACTCGAAAGCAGCAGCAGAAGTAGAAGAAATGGTGGTGAGAATGGTATTTGAGAGCTATGGTGTAGAAAAATACTATGAATCTCACATCAAATCAGTGAATTATCTTGCTAGGGTTATGAAATATAAAGAAGCCCAAGTACAAGAACCAAAACTTGGATTTGTTGCTCATACAGACAAGAGCTTCATGTCTACAATTCATCAGAATCAAGTTAATGGTTTGGAGATCAAAGGGAAAGATGGTCAGTGGTTTGGAGTTGAGCTTTCCCCTTCCTCCATTGTGGTCATGGCTGGCGACGCAATCATG GCATGGAGCAATAACAGGATAAAATCTCCACATCATAGAGTGATGATGGAAGGGaagggagaaagatattccattGCCCAATTTTCTTTCATGGAAGATACAGTAATGGTTGAAACACCAGAAGAGCTTGTTGATGAAGAGCACCCCTTAAAGTTCAAGTCATTCAACCATCTTGATTATCTTCATTTCTTTAGCAAAGAGGAAAATAGAAGGCTGGAGTCTGCTCTCAAAACCTATTGTGGTGTTTGA